One Microscilla marina ATCC 23134 DNA window includes the following coding sequences:
- a CDS encoding tetratricopeptide repeat protein: MNQTITRFFLMLGIIIFANLIMPPQAVAQNKNLQLADEYFQKKEYEKANSLYEKLSLRTTYLQQVYTNYLASLLAQKQFKDAEKLIKRRMRIEPENPTLPIDYGFVLERQGKIGRADKQFERVVNDVRKKPDHVVSAAAEHFVLLDKATWAEKIYLNARRGIANKYLFAQELANVYATLGKFEPMIDEYINVALDDRKNLESVKGALQDRLTTQKDLEKFEKILLTKLQKQPGEIIYNEFLLWIYLQQKLFYRAFIQAKALDRRYRQEGSELLNIGMIAMRNEDYKNAKRMFAYVVKKYPKGSNYSVARHYLIKAKEAVVKNTYPVARTDIESLIGDYSQLLKDLGRNFRTLNAMRSIALLQAFYLDKKDTAVVTLKDAIKLSGYNQRFIAQCRLDLGDIYILKGEPWEATLLYSQVEKTRKRRPLGYEAKLRNGKLSYFKGDFELAQGHLDILKEATTREIANDAMNLSLLIRDNTALDMDTTNSAMKAYAGVELLMFQHKDKEALDKLVEMEKKYKDHSLKDEILWSKSKLLLKMAKFQETIEVLEQIVKQHGQDILADDAHFTIGKIYEEYLKNPEKAKEYYRNHLTKFPGSIYVVEARKRFRIIRGDFKSLEN; the protein is encoded by the coding sequence ATGAATCAGACCATTACCCGATTTTTTTTGATGTTAGGGATCATAATATTTGCAAATTTGATTATGCCACCGCAAGCAGTGGCACAAAATAAAAACCTACAATTGGCAGATGAGTACTTTCAGAAGAAGGAGTATGAAAAAGCCAATAGTTTATATGAAAAACTTTCACTGCGTACCACCTACCTACAACAAGTCTATACTAACTACCTGGCGTCGTTGCTGGCTCAAAAACAATTTAAAGATGCCGAAAAATTGATTAAGCGACGCATGCGAATTGAGCCTGAAAATCCTACTTTGCCTATTGACTATGGCTTTGTACTCGAACGACAAGGCAAGATAGGGCGGGCTGACAAGCAGTTCGAGCGGGTGGTGAATGATGTACGTAAGAAACCTGATCACGTGGTGTCAGCGGCCGCTGAGCACTTTGTATTGCTTGATAAAGCTACCTGGGCAGAGAAGATATATTTGAATGCCCGCCGAGGCATTGCCAACAAGTACCTGTTTGCTCAAGAACTGGCCAATGTGTATGCTACTTTGGGCAAGTTTGAACCAATGATTGATGAATATATCAATGTCGCATTGGACGATCGCAAAAACCTGGAATCTGTCAAAGGAGCCTTGCAAGATCGCCTGACAACTCAAAAAGACTTAGAGAAGTTTGAAAAAATATTGCTTACAAAGCTACAGAAGCAGCCTGGTGAGATTATCTATAACGAGTTTCTACTCTGGATCTATTTACAACAAAAGTTGTTTTACAGAGCCTTTATTCAAGCCAAAGCACTTGACCGACGTTATCGACAGGAAGGGAGCGAATTGTTGAACATTGGAATGATTGCTATGCGCAATGAGGACTACAAAAATGCCAAGCGAATGTTTGCCTATGTGGTCAAGAAGTATCCGAAAGGTAGCAATTATTCAGTGGCTCGCCATTACTTAATCAAAGCCAAAGAAGCAGTAGTAAAGAACACTTACCCCGTAGCTAGAACTGATATTGAGTCATTAATTGGTGACTATAGCCAGCTATTGAAAGACCTGGGGCGCAACTTTCGTACGTTGAACGCCATGAGAAGCATTGCGTTATTACAGGCTTTTTATCTTGATAAGAAAGACACTGCAGTGGTTACTTTAAAAGATGCTATCAAACTGAGCGGGTACAATCAACGCTTTATAGCCCAATGCCGCCTCGACCTGGGCGATATTTATATTTTGAAGGGAGAACCCTGGGAAGCTACTTTGCTTTACTCACAGGTGGAGAAAACGCGAAAGAGAAGGCCTTTAGGGTATGAGGCAAAGCTACGCAATGGGAAACTTTCTTATTTTAAGGGCGATTTTGAGTTGGCACAGGGGCATTTAGATATTTTGAAAGAAGCCACTACCCGTGAAATTGCCAACGACGCAATGAATTTGAGTTTATTGATCAGGGATAACACTGCATTGGATATGGACACTACCAACTCGGCAATGAAAGCCTACGCTGGAGTAGAGCTGTTGATGTTTCAGCATAAAGATAAAGAAGCTTTGGATAAGCTGGTTGAGATGGAAAAAAAGTACAAAGACCACAGTTTGAAAGATGAAATTTTATGGAGCAAATCTAAGTTACTGCTTAAAATGGCTAAATTTCAAGAAACCATCGAAGTGCTTGAACAAATTGTAAAACAGCATGGGCAAGATATATTGGCTGATGATGCCCATTTTACCATAGGAAAAATCTACGAAGAATACCTTAAAAACCCTGAGAAAGCCAAGGAATATTACCGAAACCACTTAACGAAATTTCCTGGGAGTATTTATGTGGTAGAAGCCCGTAAGCGATTTCGTATTATCAGAGGGGATTTTAAGTCATTGGAAAATTAG
- a CDS encoding Ig-like domain-containing protein: MMTRVIYLYIVYLGMVVWMLLSVSGCANIMAPTGGAKDSLPPTMDTARSYPKLEQLNYKDDKIELYFNEWIKAPKLKQELIITPRVKDYTFKISKKRLRITFLQPLDSNTTYNLDFRESIQDITEGNPTPVRLAFSTGSQLDTMEIKGKVMIPLTNKAAKKTIVALYKVDDTLKVDKDEPYYLTQTNDAGIYHFKNIKANRYRLYAIQDANNNKYYNKNELIGFAPEIVDLTQGSQDSLNLNLVQEDYDAPRMIGKLRQKHYFEIKFNEGVQTLKVDSGQTNLRQKVLYNLTDRGKKLTFYNMQGLDSLRLRIIAQDSAQNRLSEEVNLRFNNKPVKEKDKATFKIDIQPKNTLGIVGNKLDLTVKFSKPIVQFAAEKLKYLVDADTVNLKPLIDSSAKFEWNQFKTQLNITRPVSFKNVIKLVADSAAFVSAVNDSSQMIKTTLNRLDPTKIGLVNIAIETQSPHFIIQLLNQEFQIIKERKSGEVTGNSFKFDNLAPGSYSIRIIIDENNNGKWDFSNYKENKPAENITFYPSSIQLRANWEQNIILKF, from the coding sequence ATGATGACTCGTGTTATATACCTATATATAGTATACCTTGGTATGGTGGTTTGGATGCTCCTTAGTGTGAGTGGTTGTGCCAATATTATGGCACCCACTGGTGGTGCCAAAGATAGCTTGCCTCCTACCATGGATACGGCTCGTTCGTACCCTAAGCTTGAACAACTCAATTATAAGGACGACAAAATAGAATTATATTTTAATGAGTGGATCAAAGCACCCAAGCTAAAGCAAGAATTAATCATTACCCCAAGAGTCAAAGATTATACATTTAAAATAAGCAAGAAAAGGCTACGCATTACCTTTTTACAACCCTTGGACAGCAATACTACCTACAACCTTGATTTCCGGGAAAGTATTCAAGACATTACCGAAGGCAACCCTACACCAGTAAGGCTGGCTTTTAGTACTGGTAGTCAATTGGACACAATGGAAATAAAAGGAAAAGTAATGATTCCGTTAACAAATAAAGCAGCTAAAAAAACCATTGTAGCATTATATAAAGTAGATGATACGCTTAAAGTAGACAAAGATGAACCATACTACCTTACCCAAACCAATGATGCTGGCATTTACCACTTCAAAAATATAAAAGCCAATCGCTATAGATTATATGCTATTCAGGATGCCAACAATAACAAGTATTATAATAAAAATGAATTGATTGGGTTTGCCCCCGAAATAGTTGACCTCACTCAAGGAAGTCAAGATTCACTTAACTTAAACCTGGTACAAGAAGATTATGATGCCCCTCGTATGATTGGCAAATTGCGTCAAAAACACTATTTTGAAATAAAATTTAACGAAGGAGTTCAAACACTCAAAGTAGATTCGGGACAAACCAACCTGCGCCAAAAAGTATTGTATAACCTGACTGATCGTGGCAAGAAGTTGACCTTCTACAATATGCAAGGCTTAGACTCCTTGCGGCTTCGTATCATAGCTCAAGACTCTGCCCAAAATAGATTGAGTGAAGAGGTAAATCTTCGTTTCAACAATAAGCCTGTCAAAGAAAAAGACAAAGCGACCTTTAAAATAGACATTCAACCTAAAAATACACTAGGCATTGTAGGAAACAAACTAGACCTTACTGTTAAATTTAGCAAACCTATAGTACAGTTTGCAGCCGAAAAGCTCAAGTACCTGGTAGATGCCGATACGGTAAACCTAAAGCCATTGATAGACAGTAGTGCCAAGTTTGAATGGAACCAGTTTAAAACCCAATTAAACATCACCCGCCCGGTTTCTTTTAAAAACGTTATAAAACTAGTAGCTGACAGTGCTGCATTTGTAAGTGCAGTAAACGACTCAAGCCAAATGATCAAAACTACGCTCAACCGACTAGACCCTACCAAAATAGGCCTAGTAAATATTGCTATAGAAACCCAAAGCCCCCATTTTATCATACAACTACTCAACCAAGAGTTTCAGATAATCAAAGAACGTAAAAGTGGCGAAGTGACAGGCAATAGTTTTAAATTTGATAACCTGGCTCCAGGCAGTTACAGCATCAGAATTATCATTGATGAAAACAATAATGGTAAGTGGGATTTCTCAAACTATAAGGAAAACAAGCCTGCCGAAAACATTACATTTTACCCTAGTTCTATTCAACTAAGAGCCAACTGGGAACAAAATATTATCCTTAAATTCTAA
- a CDS encoding TetR/AcrR family transcriptional regulator produces MGVRATIKINVNDNIYLRDPEQTQLGKKIISKSIDLIDELGFEDFTFKKLANQISSTEASIYRYFENKHNLLVYLLVWYWSWLEYQIDYQTNNIEDTEKQLKIAIRIIAESLSSHSESHFPHINEAALHRIVVSESSKTYYTKSVDDENKFGFFHSYKSLCKKVANMIKAYNSDYPYAHALTSTMLESAHQQIFFSQHLPSLTELKCADSETSEIIHYLDQLIFRQIQK; encoded by the coding sequence ATGGGTGTTAGAGCGACCATTAAAATAAATGTCAATGATAATATCTACCTGAGAGACCCAGAACAAACTCAGTTAGGAAAAAAAATCATAAGCAAAAGCATCGACCTAATCGATGAACTTGGCTTCGAGGACTTTACATTCAAGAAATTAGCCAACCAAATCAGTTCTACTGAAGCTTCTATTTACCGCTATTTTGAAAACAAACATAACTTGCTGGTGTATTTACTGGTATGGTACTGGAGCTGGCTAGAGTACCAGATAGACTACCAAACCAACAATATAGAAGATACAGAAAAGCAACTTAAAATAGCCATTAGAATCATAGCTGAATCATTAAGCTCGCACAGTGAGTCTCACTTTCCTCATATCAATGAGGCTGCTTTGCACCGCATAGTAGTGTCTGAATCATCTAAAACTTATTATACCAAAAGTGTAGACGACGAAAATAAGTTTGGTTTTTTTCATAGTTACAAATCGCTTTGTAAAAAAGTAGCCAATATGATCAAAGCGTATAACAGCGACTACCCTTATGCCCATGCACTTACCAGTACAATGCTGGAATCGGCTCATCAACAAATCTTTTTTTCGCAACATTTACCTTCTCTTACTGAACTTAAATGCGCTGACTCAGAAACTTCTGAAATTATTCACTACCTAGATCAGCTTATTTTCAGACAAATTCAAAAATAA